CTCCTGGTGGCCTTGGGCCTGACCATCCTGGGCATCGGCATCTACTTCGTCGTCAAGGGGCTGCGGCGCGGCTTCAAGGAAGAACTGTTCCATTTTGAGGGCACCCGGCGCGGCAGGCTTATCGACAGCCTGGGCGTCACCGGCCATGTCGCCAAAGGCATTGCACTGGACCTCACCGGACTGCTGTTCATCATTGCCGCGGCCAAGCACCGGCCCGAGGAGTCGACGGGGCTGGACGGCAGCCTCAAGGCCCTGCAGGACCACCCCTTCGGACCCACCCTGCTGGTGGCGATCGGTGCCGGGTTTATCGCCTACGGGATTTTCGCACTGATCCGGGCCCGGTTCGGCCGCATGTAGTCCCGGGGTTTGTGGGTAGGAAGGAAGTATGACCCAACAACTGCGCGCAGTTTCCGCCGTCATCGGGAGTGCCGGGCAGGCCTTTGCCGCCCTCTTCCGGCTCCTGAAACTCGCGCGGCCTGACCGGCCCATCCACCCGGAGGGCCTCGGCCTGGCCGGAGTACTCACCAGGACGGGCAACCCGGCAGGCCCCAGCGGCATCGACTGGCTGGACTCCCCCGGCACTGACCAGGTAGTGGCCCGCTTCTCGCGGTCCGTGGGGCTGCCGCAGGCGCTGCCGGACATCCTGGGCCTGGCGCTCCGCGTTTCCCCGTCCGGCGATGCTGCTGCCGCCGATGACGCTGCTGCCGGTCCGGCTGACGTGCTGTTTGCCTCCACCGGGTGGGGCAGGCCGGGCCGGTTCCTGCTTGTGCCGCGGCTGGACGTCGCCGGAGCCACCATGACCACGCTGATGCCATACCGGGGCCAGCGCGGTCCCGTCCTGCTGGGCGTGCGGACGCGGAGCCTCCCGCCGGGTTCGCTGGCGTCCGGGGAATGGGTGCTGGGGCTGCACTGGGCCTCACCGGGCGGACCCTGGCGGGAGTGCGGCGAGCTGCGGCTGCACGCCGGCGGCAACCCCGCTGACATCCCCCTGCGGTTCGATCCCCTGGAGAACCAGCCGCCCGGCGCCGAGGCCTACGGATGGACCCGGCGCCTGCGGAAGCCCTCCTACCGGGCCGCACGGCGGCCCGCACCTCCCGCCGTCGTACGCGCCAAGCAACCTGCGCGCCCAAAGAACGCTCCCGTAACACTTCAGCAAAGCACCACCGGAACCGGAAGGAACACCATGTCCACCGTCTCGCTGCTGTTCAACGCATCCTCCGCCGACGTCTGGCGGGTCATCTCTGACGGCTGGCTCTATTCGGGCTGGGTGGTGGGAGCCTCCCGGATCAGGGACGTGGACGCCGAATGGCCGCAGGCCGGCGCCCAGCTGCACCACTCCGTGGGGACCTGGCCGCTGGTCATCGACGACAGCACCAAGGTGGCCGCCGTGGAGCCCGGCCGCTCCCTGGAACTCGTTGCACGCGGCTGGCCCATGGGCGAGGCCAAGGTGGAGATTACGCTGGAGGACCGCGGGAACCAGTGCCGGGTGACCATCGCCGAGGACGCCATCCGCGGGCCGGGCAAGCTGATGCCCAAGTTCCTGCGCGATCCGCTGATTTCTGCCCGGAACCGCGAAACCCTCCGGCGCCTGGAGCTGATGGCGATCGGCGGCGCGGGGAAGTAGCGCAGCCCGGTTAACACAGCTTAAATGCCGGAACCGCGGGCCCATTGGCCCCGCGGTTCCTGCATTTAGGTTCTAGACCTGGGCGGCTACGCCGTCGCGGGAGATGTCCACCATGTCCCCGCGCGGCACCACCTTGATGCGCTCACGCTTGACTTTAACGCCGTGCGAGCCGCCGGCCTCCGTGGCTGCTGCGCCGAGGGCGAGCTCGTGGGCATCGAGGGCCAGCCAGCCTTCCCAGCTGGTGAACTTCACGCCGCGGGCATCGAGGAGTTCGGTGACCGCGTCCTCTGCGGGTGCCTCGGCGACCGGAAGGTTTTCGCGGTCTTCCAGCAGGTACGTGACGGTCTCCAGGGCGTCGCCCTTGGTGTGACCGATGAGCCCGACCGGTCCGCGCTTGATCCAGCCCGTGGCGTAGAGACCCGGCACGTGGGTGCCCGACGCGTCCAGGACGCGGCCGCCGTCGTTCGTCACCACGCCCTTCTTGTGGTCGAACTCAACGTCCGGCAGGGCCGAACCGAAGTAGCCAATGGCGCGGTACACAGCCTGGACCGGGTAGTCCACGTACTCGCCGGTGCCACGGGCGTTGCCGGTGCCGTCCAGCTCGGTGCGCTCAAACTTGATGCCGGCCACCTTGCCTGGGGTCTCGGCGTCGTCGTAGATCTCCACCGGGCTGTGCAGGAAGTGCAGGTGCAGGCGGCGCGAAGCCTTGAGCTCGGAGAGGTCCTCGGGCTGCTCAGCGATCCAGTTGGTGAGCGTGCCCACCATGGTCTTGGTCTGGTTGTTCGTCTGGATCTGGCGGTCCGATTCCTCGTCGAACTCGAAGTCCTCCGGGTACAGGATGATGTCCACGTCCTTGGAGTGGGACAGCTCGCGCAGCTCCAGCGGGGTGAACTTGACCTGGGCGGGGCCGCGGCGGCCGAAGACGTGGACGTCGGTGACCGGGGACGCCTTCAGGCCCGCGTAGACGTTGTCCGGGATTTCGGTGACCAGCAGGTCATCGGCGTGCTTGGACAGGACGCGGGCCACGTCCAGGGCCACGTTGCCGTTGCCGATCACGGCGATTTCCTTGGCCTCCAGG
This window of the Pseudarthrobacter defluvii genome carries:
- a CDS encoding SRPBCC family protein, yielding MTQQLRAVSAVIGSAGQAFAALFRLLKLARPDRPIHPEGLGLAGVLTRTGNPAGPSGIDWLDSPGTDQVVARFSRSVGLPQALPDILGLALRVSPSGDAAAADDAAAGPADVLFASTGWGRPGRFLLVPRLDVAGATMTTLMPYRGQRGPVLLGVRTRSLPPGSLASGEWVLGLHWASPGGPWRECGELRLHAGGNPADIPLRFDPLENQPPGAEAYGWTRRLRKPSYRAARRPAPPAVVRAKQPARPKNAPVTLQQSTTGTGRNTMSTVSLLFNASSADVWRVISDGWLYSGWVVGASRIRDVDAEWPQAGAQLHHSVGTWPLVIDDSTKVAAVEPGRSLELVARGWPMGEAKVEITLEDRGNQCRVTIAEDAIRGPGKLMPKFLRDPLISARNRETLRRLELMAIGGAGK
- a CDS encoding FAD-dependent oxidoreductase, which encodes MSSSTTVGSAERPLRVAVVGSGPAGVYAADILTKSEAVKSGELTVSIDLFDRYPAPYGLIRYGVAPDHPRIKGIVNALHKVLDRGDIRFFGNVDYGTDLTIEDLRKHYDAVIFATGAIKDADLNIPGVELEGSFGGADFVSWYDGHPDVPREWPLEAKEIAVIGNGNVALDVARVLSKHADDLLVTEIPDNVYAGLKASPVTDVHVFGRRGPAQVKFTPLELRELSHSKDVDIILYPEDFEFDEESDRQIQTNNQTKTMVGTLTNWIAEQPEDLSELKASRRLHLHFLHSPVEIYDDAETPGKVAGIKFERTELDGTGNARGTGEYVDYPVQAVYRAIGYFGSALPDVEFDHKKGVVTNDGGRVLDASGTHVPGLYATGWIKRGPVGLIGHTKGDALETVTYLLEDRENLPVAEAPAEDAVTELLDARGVKFTSWEGWLALDAHELALGAAATEAGGSHGVKVKRERIKVVPRGDMVDISRDGVAAQV